ACTTTTGTGTCGTCTAATAATTGGGATGGGTTTAGCCTGTCAGACGCTTCGGATGCGGGTACCTTTGGGAACAGTTCCTTTTCGACGGGGAATGGGCCGCACTCTGGACCCATCACGGGTGGTCAGACCACTGATTTTCTGCAAGAGTTTGATGAATTTGACGATCTGGGTAATTTGCCCGTTGACTTCGATCTGTCGGAGAACTCTGCTGGTTTTACCAGCCCTTCGATGGCCACTGGGTTTGGCAATCGAGACAACACGATGGGCAGTCCTAATGGAGAGGTGAGTTTCAATACGGGTAAAGAACGCTCCTCGAATATCCGGGATGATGAGATGTTCAGTATCTCCGCCACTTCAGAGCAGGTTCCTGTGTTTGCACCACCGGAAACTCGGAGTTCCGAACCTGTAGCGACTGGGGAGCGATCGTCCTTTGCCTTTTTTGAGGATGCTTCCCTGACGGCTAAGCCTCTGTACATGGCGGTGGCAACGGGAGCAATTTCTGCTGTTGCAGTGGCCCTGGCTATTTTTGGGGGGGCTGCCCTATTCAGTAAGGATAAGCCAGATGTGGTCGGTGAGTTGCGTAAAAGTGGCGGGATTGCGACAGTCCTGGCTTTTGTGGCTGGCTTTGGCACCACACTTACCTTGGGGCAGGTCATGACCCGGCAAATTAAGCGCTCCACCGATGATCTGCAGTCTCAATTTAATGCTGTCTGCCAGAATAACCTGGATGCTCGGGCCTCGGTTTTCTCTGAGGATGAGTTTGGGCAACTGGCTACCGGGTTTAATAACATGGCCCGGTTTATTCTGACCACCACCAGTGAAGCCCAGCGGAAAGCGGAAGAGCAGGAGCAGGCTAAGGAAGATCTGCAACGTCAGGTAATTCGCCTGCTGGATGATGTGGAAGGGGCGGCCCGGGGAGATCTGACGGTGCAGGCAGAAGTCACCGCAGACGTGTTGGGCGCTGTGGCGGACTCCTTTAACTTGACCATTCAGAACCTGCGAGACATTGTGCAACAGGTGAAGATCGCCGCTCGACAGGTGGCGAAGGGTGCAACCGATTCGGAAACATTTGCCCGTGGCCTGTCTTCTGATGCTTTGCGGCAGGCAGAAGAACTGGCTGTGACTCTAAATTCGGTGCAGGTGATGACGGACTCGATTCAGCGGGTGGCAGAAAGCGCTCGTCAGGCCGAGGAAGTGGCCCGATCGGCATCGGCAACGGCACTGAAAGGTGGGGAATCGGTGGAAAGTACGGTGGCCGGTATTTTGAAAATTCGGGAAACGGTAGCAGAAACCACGCGCAAGGTGAAGCGTTTGGCGGAATCGTCTCAGGAGATTTCCAAGATTGTGGCCTTGATTTCTCAGATTGCTTCCCGTACGAACCTGTTGGCCTTGAACGCCAGTATTGAGGCAGCCAGGGCAGGAGAAGCAGGACGAGGGTTCGCGATCGTGGCAGATGAGGTGCGTCAGCTGGCAGACCGGGCCGCGAAAGCATCGAAGGAAATTGAACAGATTGTGTTACAGATTCAGAGTGAAACGGGGTCTGTAATGACCGCCATGGAAGAGGGGACTCAGCAGGTGATTGAGGGAACTCGCTTGGCGGAACAAGCCAAGCGATCGCTGGAGGACATTATTCAAGTGTCCAACCGGATTGATGCGCTGGTGCGGTCCATTACAGCGGATACCGTTGAACAAACAGAAACCTCCAGAGCGGTGGCCCACGTTATGCAATCGGTTGAGTTGACGGCCCAGGAAACCTCTCAGGAATCTCAAAGGGTATCTGCAGCACTCCAGAACCTGGTGGGTGTTGCCCGAGATCTGCTGTCCTCCGTGGAACGGTTCCGAGTTGAGACAGGGGAACGCCAGTGATTTCTAGTCAGGTTATGTTGCAGAGGTGTCAGTGCTTTGGATGCTGTTTGTAAACGGATCGGCTACATTGGAACCAGCGAAAGAATCTGCTTAGATCAGGTCATGCCCTGCTTGATTGACCGCAAAGCAAGCTTGGAGGGGGTTTCTGAATTTCTTCTGGCCTGTGGTCAATTTACTTACCCATCATGCTCTCTCTAAAGGTAGGACAGTACTATGCTGCCGGAACAACAACAACGAATCATGGGCTACTTCATTGAGGAGGCGAAGGACCACCTCAATACCATTGAGCAAGGTTTGTTGAATCTGCAGAGTACGATTGCAGAGCCGGAAATGATTAATGAAGTTTTCCGGGCAGCCCATTCTGTGAAAGGTGGCGCGGCCATGCTGGGGATTAGTAGCATCCAAAAGACAGCTCACCGTCTGGAAGACTACTTCAAAATTTTGAAGGAAGAGCAGCGTCCCATCAAGATTGATCAGAAGCTGGAATCCCTTTTCTTACGAGTTTTTGACACACTGAATGAGTTGCTGGAACAGCTCCAGGGGCCTTTTGGCTTGAGTGAGGATGTGGCTAATGGCATTATGGCTAATGCTGAGCCTGTGTTTGAGCAACTTCATCACCATCTGGAAGCTCTGGTGGATCAGACAGAAGGGTCTCCCACACCTGCGGCTCAACCGGTCTGGATGTCTGCGGCTGAAGTGCCCCAGCCTGTCGTAACTCCGCCAGCAGCAACGCCAGCCACAGTTTTTCAGTCGGATGTGCCCAATCGATTGCGGGATATTCTCCAACTTTTCAAGCAGCCTGAAACGGCTGAAACCCGGCAACAATTGCAGGGGCTCTGTGAGGCTCTGAAGCAATGTGGGGATCAGTTCAATCTAGCAGGTTGGTGTGAACTTTTGGATGTGACCCGTCAGGTGCTGGGTAATTCGGCTAACCCTTATCGCACCCTGGCTCCGATCGTCATCAAGGAGCTAAAGCAAGCTCAGGATCTGGTTCTTGCTGGCCGATCTGCAGAGATTGCCTGTAGTCAGAAATTAAGAGAATTACTGCCTTTAACTGCAGCTGAGGCTCCTCAGGATCTGGATGACTTGTTCGCTGAGCCCTCCCCTGTTGCAGCGGTGGGTGCATTGGATAGCTTTGCTGAATCTGCTGCCCTGGACTCTTTCGACCTGACCGGCTTGATTCCCTCTGGCTCAGATGGCCTGGATCAGGTGCTGGGCGATGATCTGGGCGATGATTTGGCGATCGAACAGCCTGGTCCAGAAGTGGGCATGGCAGAGTTGAATAGCCTGGCCGATCTGTTTGAGGGAGAAGCGCTAGACTTGGGCTCCACCTGGCAGGAAGAGGAGGTGCTGGGAGAGATGCAAACGACCCTTCAGGCCCCCGATGTGCCGGAAGATTTTGGGGCAACGGGTGACTTCTCCGATCTCCTCGGGGGAGATCTGTCTAATGGGGCAGAGTCTACAGCCGATCAGGGGGATGACCTGGCCGATCTATTTGGAGATGATGATTTCCTGGGTAATGCCACGGCGCATCAGGCGGGGCCAACGATGGATCAACTGGATCCGGCTGCCCAACTGGATGATCTTCTGGGAGACGACAGCTTTGCAGAGGCACTTTCTGCCTACCCAGAAACAGCGGCTCATCCCTCCCCGCTGGCTGACCTGGGTGAATTGTTCGGTGAACTTGATGTAACGGATATGGGTGGGTCTTCTCCTCAGGCAGATGGGCCGATCTCAGACTCCGCTGAATTTGCGATCTCAGGGCTGCAAGATGCCCCCTTGGATGATCTGGATCTCTTTGATATATCAGAGTCTGAGGCGGTATCGGAGACTGGTGGAAATAGCTTTGCTCTGAGCGATTTTCTGGGAGACTCTGCTGCTCTGGAAGAACCCGGGTCCTTCAGTCAGGGGAACGATGATCTGGGAGATTTGTTCGGTTTATCTGATCAGGCTTTATCCGATGCTTCGGGGTCTGATTTGGATGATTTGTTCGAAGAATCTCAGACAACGGCTGCTTTAGAAGGCTCTTCCAGTGACGATCTGAGCCTGGATGAGCTGGAAGCTTCAGCGGCTGCCGTACCTGGGATACCTGAGAGCTTAGAGTCTGGTCTGGATCTGGACCTCTGGGGAGAAGCCCTGCCTGAGAGTGCTGCTGCCTTGGCTGCTGAACAGGCTGAAATTCCCGTGCATGAGACGGAATCGGTGCTGACTGATCTGGATGCGCTGGAGTTCTCTGCTCCAGGCCTAGAACTGGCCGATCGTGCCCCTGATCTCGATAATTTGTTTGGGGATGCCCCGGCTCTAGAGACTGCTTCTGGGGATGACTTGTTTGACTCTCCTGAGGATAATTTGTTTGGGGATGCCCCAGCTCCAGAGACTGCTTCTGGGGATGACCTGTTTGGGGAGACTTCGGCTGTAGATGTTGCCCTTGGGGATAGCCTGTTTGATGAGCCCTCATCTGACCCAACGGCTGTGGTTGAAGACCAATCGCTTGAAGCCTGGTTGAATGAGGATGACGTGACCGGGGCAGGTGATTTTTCAGGCTCCCTGGATGATCTATTTGGCGAAGAGACAGGTCTTGCCGAAGATTCGGAGGCAGACCTGGATGAGCTGGCTGGGTTCGCCTTAGAGTCTCCTCTAGACAAGATGGTGATGCCTGACCTGCCTCCAGCCATGGCCGTGGATTTGAATGACAGCCTGGAACAGATTGAGGATGACCTGGAAGGGTTGGCTCCAGGGGAGAATTTGCCGGATCTGGAGGATTTGTCTGGACCGGGGGTCGATCTGATGGCAGGCCAGGAAGGCCCGGATCTGGATGATTTGTTTGGTGAGGATAGTCTGGCGTCTCCTGTGGATGCTGGGGCCAGCGAAGAGACGGGTAAATTGGGCGACCTGGATGACTTATTTGGTGAAGAGATTACGGCTGCAACTGGGGGGGATGAAACACTAGCTCTGGTTAGTGTAGGCGATGCCTATGGTCTGGCGGATCTGGACCTGTCAGATGCAACAGACGTAACAACACCGTCAGAAACGTTGATCACGGATGCCGAAGCTGGTTCTGGTGGGGATGAGTTTGATGATCTGGAAGCCCTGCTGGGAGAAGCCCCAGCGGCTGCTGTGGAGTCTGCGCCACGGGCTGCAACCCCAGAGATAGATGACTTTGCCGATCTGGAGGCCCTCTTAGGGGATAGCCCGATCGCGGCAGAACCCTCTATGGTTCCATTACAGGCAACTTCCTATAGCGCTGCCCCATCTGCGCCTGAAGCAGAATTTGATGATCTGGAAAAACTGCTGGAAGATGCAGATAAGACGATGGGGGGAACCCCCACGGTGAAACCGGGACGGGGTGGAGCCCCCCCGGTGCGGCGTCCTCGTCCGGCTACGCTGGTAGACCAGACCATGCGGGTGCCAGTAAAGCAACTGGACAATTTGAGTAACCTGGTGGGGGAACTGGTGGTAAACCGGAACAGCCTGGAGCAGGACCAGGAGCGTCTGCGGCAATTTCTGGATAACCTTCTCTACCAGGTGCAGCAGCTCAGTGATGTGGGCCAGCGGATGCGAGATCTATATGAGCGATCGTTGCTGGAGAGTTCTCTGCTGGCCAGCCGCCAGAGCTACTATGCGTCGGGAACCTCTCAGACCAGCCACTCGACAGGGGCCAGCTTTGATGCCTTGGAGATGGATCGGTTCACTGGTTTCCACTCTCTTTCCCAAGAGATGATTGAATTGATTGTCCGAGTTCGGGAATCCTCATCGGACATTGAGTTCATCATTGATGAAACCGATCAGGTAACCCGTAACTTTCGTCAGGTGACGACTCAGCTTCAAGAAGGGCTGACCCGTGCCCGAATGGTTCCTTTCTCCCAGACTGCCGATCGCCTGCCCCGGGGGGTACGAGACAATGCCATTGAGTATGGCAAGCAGGCTGAATTAATCATCGAAGGTCGGGAAACCCTGATCGATAAGATGATTCTGGAAAAACTGATTGACCCGTTGACCCACCTGGTGAATAATGCGGTGGCCCATGGGGTGGAGAGACCCGAAGTGCGAATGGCTGCTGGTAAGCCCGCGACTGGAAAAATTACTGTGCGTGCCTTCTATCAGGGGAACCAGACCGTCATTTCTGTGTCGGATGATGGGGCTGGGATTGATCCAGAGCGGATTAAGGCGAAAGCGATCGAGAAGGGGCTGATTACGCCTGCTGAGGCGAGGGGCATGTCCCGTCTGGATGTCTACGATATTCTGTTCTTACCTGGTTTCAGCGGGGCCGATCAGGTGACCAAAATCGCTGGTCGGGGAGTGGGGATGGATGTGGTCCGCACCAACCTGAATGAGATTCGGGGGGCTGTCAGTATTGATTCGAATATTGGGCGAGGCACGACCTTTACGATTCGCCTGCCCCTGACCCTCAGTATTTCTAAGGCTCTGTGCTGTATCAGTAACCGGGCCCGAATTGCCTTCCCAATGGACGGGGTAGAAGATATGCTGGATGTCCCCAGGGAACGGATTCAGACCAATGCCAATGGCCAACCCTGCATCCTCTGGCGGGATATGATGCTGCCGTTCCAGTCTCTTTCGGATGTGCTGAAGTACAGCCGCTACCTGGGGCGGGGCAGTGTCTACGGCGGGAACCAGGAGGATGATATTGTTTCGATCGTCGTTCTCCGAAGCGCTGGGAACTTTATTGCTCTGCAGGTAGACCAGGTTCTGGGTGAACAGGAAATTGTAATTAAGCAACTGGAGGGGCCTGTACCCAAGCCCATTGGGGTGGCGGGGGCAACGGTATTAGGGGATGGGCGGATCATGCCGATCGCCGATGTGCTGGAATTGATAGATCTGGTGCAGGGACGCATCCGCCATGGTGCCGGTCCTAACCTGTGGGATCAGAACGACCAGCCTGCTGAACCCGTGGTCACAGCAGCTGAGCCGACGGTCCTGATCGTGGATGATTCCATCACGGTACGGGAGTTGCTCTCCATGACCTTTAATAAGGTGGGCTATCGGGTGGAGCAGGCCCGTGATGGCCAGGAAGCCTGGGAAAAACTGCGATCTGGCTTGCCCTGTGATATGGTCTTCTGTGACATTGAGATGCCCCGGATGGATGGCCTGGAGCTTCTGTCGCGCATTCAGAAGGACCCAACCCTGAACCATCTGCCGATCGCCATGTTGACCTCACGGGGAGCTGATCGTCACCGTCAGATGGCCATCCAACTGGGGGCAAGGGGCTACTTCACGAAGCCCTATCTGGAGGAGGCGCTGCTGGATGCGGCCCAGCGCATGCTCAAGGGTGAGATTTTGGTGGCTGCCGGTTAAGCTGGCGGCTGATCTATTGGATCAGTCTTCCTGGCGCTCCCCCTGAGTGAGGCTTGCTGGAAGGTTGGGGTCATGTCTAAGCCTTTCGTGAGAAATAATTCAGGGTACGATCGGGCTGAGACAATCCACCCATCTCCCATGACTTCTTCCGACAAACATCCGATTTCCCGTCTGACCCGATTACTCCCGGTGGAGCAGGTGGCCCGCACGATCGTCCAGTGGTTTAAAGTGAGTGACGATCAGATGGCTGAAATCTTGACCCAGGTGCGGGCTGAGTTACCCACGACTGAGGTGCTGCTGATGGGTAAGCCCCAGGCGGGCAAGAGTTCGATCGTGCGGGGTTTGACGGGGGTTTCCCCGGAAATTATCGGTCAGGGGTTTAGGCCCCATACCCAGCATACGGAGCGTTATGCCTATCCTTCTAGCGACCTGCCCCTGCTGATTTTCACCGATACGGTGGGCCTGGGAGATGGGGGCCAGGAGACTGAAACCATTCTGCAGGAACTGGTTAGCGATCTGCAGCCAACGAGTCGTCAGGCCCGAATTTTCATCCTGACCGTGAAGATCAATGATTTTGCCACAGCCACCTTGCGGAACATTGCCCAGGATCTGCGACGACGTTACCCGGCGATTCCCTGCTTGTTGGCCGTCACCTGCTTACATGAGGAGTATCCCTCTGGAACTGCCGATCATCCGGCCTATCCCCCTGATTTTGAGCCAATCAGTCGCCCCTTTACCGCTCTGCAGCAGGGGTTTACTGGCCTGTACGATCGGGCCATCCTCCTGGACTTCACCCTGGAAGAAGACGGCTACACCCCCGTATTTTATGGGCTGGAGGCCTTGCGAGATGCCTTGGCTGATCTGCTACCAGAGGCGGAGGCGCGGGCCATTCACCAGCTTCTGGATCAGGGGATCGGAAAACAATTGGGTAGCCTCTATCGGGATGTCGGTCGCCGCTACATTGCCGCCTTTGCCGTGATGGCAGCGACTTTGGCTGCCGTGCCGCTGCCCTTCGCTACCATGCCAGTGTTAACGGCCCTGCAAGTGTCCCTGATAGGGCTCCTGGGCAGCTTGTATGGTCAGACCCTGACGCCTTCCCAGGCTGGCGGTGTGGTCAGTGCGATCGCTGGCGGATTCCTGGCCCAGGCGATCGGACGGGAGTTAATCAAGTTTCTGCCGGGGTTTGGCAGTGTGATTGCGGCATCCTGGGCTGCGGCCTATACTTGGGCTCTGGGTGAGGGAGCCTGCGTCTACTTCGGAGATGTCATGGGGGGGCGTAAGCCCGATCCCCAGCGTATTCAAGCAGTGATGCAGGAATCGTTTCGATTGGCTAGGGACCGGTTTAAAGAAATCCAGTGAATTCCGAGGATTTCTAAAATATTGGACGCAGAGCGGCTTCCTGTGGTATAGACTAAGAACCAAATTTTATCAAGTGGGGAGCCAATGCGATTTCAGTCTACCCCAAGCTTCTGGCATTCCGTGAATGGATGTAAAGTTTTGGTCCTGAAATCGGCCTTTAACGTTAGGCTCCCGGCGTAATCCTTCGACAAAAGGTCAGCATGGAATACTGGGAATTTCTACTTCAAAAAGAGGGCGATCGCTCCTGGTTGCCCCTGGAATCTCCGGATGTAGAGATTCTGGAAGGACGCTATCGGGTTGTGGCTCGGACCAGTCGCGCGAACAGTGACGTAGAAATTCGGATCACCCACGTGGCGACGGATGAGACCCCGCCAAAGCGTCGAGTTCAGAAACAGACCCGACGGACCAATGCAGAAGGGTTGATGGTTGTCTTTCCGTTTACCCGTTTGCAACCGGGCCTCTGGCAACTGGACTGTACTGCTGACCTGATGATGGGCCTGATGGGAGATGATTGGCACCAGTCAGTCAGCCTCCAGGTGCTCTCTGTGGAAGCAGAATCAGAGATGGACTGGCAGATGGACTGGTCTTTGGGTTCAGAGGTGGCAACTGAATGGGCATCTTCTCCTCAAGCCACTTCAGAGGCTGCGATCGTAGCACCTCTGCCCGAACCAACCCCTTTAGAGGCGTCCGAAAGAACTTTGGTGGTCGTTGAGAAGATGGATGCTGAGTCAGAGGAACTGACGGTCCGCTTCTCGGCTTCGCCTGAGCTTGTCCTGCCCCAGGTGCAGAGCACTGATGAGATGACTCAGGTTCAGGTTTCTCCATCTGCTTCTGCGCCTTTCCAGGAGGACAAAACCGTTTCCCATGCTTGGGATTCCCCCCTGGCAGGAACATCCCTCGATCAACAGGTTTTGCGGTTAAATCTGCCAGCAGAGAGCTTTATGGCCTATTGGGGCCAGCAATTTTTTCTGGCGGGTCAGGTAGAGGTTCAGCGAGGGTATCAGTTGCCGGAGGAGGCTGTGTGTTCCTGGCCAGCGGAGGTGCAAGTCTGTCTGCGCGATCCCCAGACACTCCAGGTTCTGGCGACTGCCTTTCAGGGGGTGACCCTGTCCTATGGCGTGACCCTGTTTGCCTGCGCGGTTGATATTCCGGCGGACTGCCAAACGCGACTCCTGTTGGGGGAGATCAGTCTGTTTACGGCAGAAGCGGAAGCTGAACCCAGTTTGACCCCCCTGATCACCCAATCTTTTATCGTGACAGCCGCCCTGGATGAGTTGCTAGAAGCCCTGGCGACCCATCAGGAGGAGGAATTGGAGGAAGTCGATGGCTCTGCAGCTCCGTCCTATGCCGTTGTTGATGCCATGCAGGTGAATGAACCGGCTAAACCGGCATCCAGACTGAATATGGCGCTGCTGAATTTGGTGAAAACACCCAAACCTCAGCAACCCATCCAGTTCAGACCTGCAGCTCACCAACCCTTGCCGCCTCGGCTCTATCGCCCCAGCGAGGAAAGGGTGCCGCATAAATCTCCCCAATTGCCCGTGATTCGGAAAAACCAGCCCCTGGGGAAGGACTTTGCACCTGTACGGACTGCCCCGATCGACCCTCCTGCCCCATCCTTGCCAGGGGAGTCCCTGAAGGTTGGGCCAGAGCCAACAGGCCAGGCTGATCTGACTGATCTGGAAGTAACTCTGGCGGATGATTTGAGGGCATTGCAATTAGCCGAACCAGTGACAGGGGCAGT
This genomic stretch from Leptolyngbya sp. 'hensonii' harbors:
- a CDS encoding methyl-accepting chemotaxis protein; its protein translation is MASSTEYAQEYQQALKAYSQGNYEQAAEVIDRLSDSFPDDPNVCLLRGHIYCYGLQQYAIARDQYQRVLTLTTDTQFVEYANNGLSDISQFSPSLGDAPSNSTEDFNRDYLDPIGSDLASGPVSRGYPPAEDNPFDLDNTGLDGEDSFSSYNSTGSFATTGQGLDETFDSSTFNEGGDPFAADDPFALEDYSGSAPSTSFTGGNTGGFSSQDFAVPTHFDDGFPPLDAGESDLQSFATDPDNLFSDSFFDDSNGPMTGPGASSAGPPTGPSATGRYSAPKTGFNNFNQRVTEEETLFMNADPEESPPTPIGDLDYPSSNQPTGSNPYSQDDQTFVSSNNWDGFSLSDASDAGTFGNSSFSTGNGPHSGPITGGQTTDFLQEFDEFDDLGNLPVDFDLSENSAGFTSPSMATGFGNRDNTMGSPNGEVSFNTGKERSSNIRDDEMFSISATSEQVPVFAPPETRSSEPVATGERSSFAFFEDASLTAKPLYMAVATGAISAVAVALAIFGGAALFSKDKPDVVGELRKSGGIATVLAFVAGFGTTLTLGQVMTRQIKRSTDDLQSQFNAVCQNNLDARASVFSEDEFGQLATGFNNMARFILTTTSEAQRKAEEQEQAKEDLQRQVIRLLDDVEGAARGDLTVQAEVTADVLGAVADSFNLTIQNLRDIVQQVKIAARQVAKGATDSETFARGLSSDALRQAEELAVTLNSVQVMTDSIQRVAESARQAEEVARSASATALKGGESVESTVAGILKIRETVAETTRKVKRLAESSQEISKIVALISQIASRTNLLALNASIEAARAGEAGRGFAIVADEVRQLADRAAKASKEIEQIVLQIQSETGSVMTAMEEGTQQVIEGTRLAEQAKRSLEDIIQVSNRIDALVRSITADTVEQTETSRAVAHVMQSVELTAQETSQESQRVSAALQNLVGVARDLLSSVERFRVETGERQ
- a CDS encoding response regulator; this translates as MLPEQQQRIMGYFIEEAKDHLNTIEQGLLNLQSTIAEPEMINEVFRAAHSVKGGAAMLGISSIQKTAHRLEDYFKILKEEQRPIKIDQKLESLFLRVFDTLNELLEQLQGPFGLSEDVANGIMANAEPVFEQLHHHLEALVDQTEGSPTPAAQPVWMSAAEVPQPVVTPPAATPATVFQSDVPNRLRDILQLFKQPETAETRQQLQGLCEALKQCGDQFNLAGWCELLDVTRQVLGNSANPYRTLAPIVIKELKQAQDLVLAGRSAEIACSQKLRELLPLTAAEAPQDLDDLFAEPSPVAAVGALDSFAESAALDSFDLTGLIPSGSDGLDQVLGDDLGDDLAIEQPGPEVGMAELNSLADLFEGEALDLGSTWQEEEVLGEMQTTLQAPDVPEDFGATGDFSDLLGGDLSNGAESTADQGDDLADLFGDDDFLGNATAHQAGPTMDQLDPAAQLDDLLGDDSFAEALSAYPETAAHPSPLADLGELFGELDVTDMGGSSPQADGPISDSAEFAISGLQDAPLDDLDLFDISESEAVSETGGNSFALSDFLGDSAALEEPGSFSQGNDDLGDLFGLSDQALSDASGSDLDDLFEESQTTAALEGSSSDDLSLDELEASAAAVPGIPESLESGLDLDLWGEALPESAAALAAEQAEIPVHETESVLTDLDALEFSAPGLELADRAPDLDNLFGDAPALETASGDDLFDSPEDNLFGDAPAPETASGDDLFGETSAVDVALGDSLFDEPSSDPTAVVEDQSLEAWLNEDDVTGAGDFSGSLDDLFGEETGLAEDSEADLDELAGFALESPLDKMVMPDLPPAMAVDLNDSLEQIEDDLEGLAPGENLPDLEDLSGPGVDLMAGQEGPDLDDLFGEDSLASPVDAGASEETGKLGDLDDLFGEEITAATGGDETLALVSVGDAYGLADLDLSDATDVTTPSETLITDAEAGSGGDEFDDLEALLGEAPAAAVESAPRAATPEIDDFADLEALLGDSPIAAEPSMVPLQATSYSAAPSAPEAEFDDLEKLLEDADKTMGGTPTVKPGRGGAPPVRRPRPATLVDQTMRVPVKQLDNLSNLVGELVVNRNSLEQDQERLRQFLDNLLYQVQQLSDVGQRMRDLYERSLLESSLLASRQSYYASGTSQTSHSTGASFDALEMDRFTGFHSLSQEMIELIVRVRESSSDIEFIIDETDQVTRNFRQVTTQLQEGLTRARMVPFSQTADRLPRGVRDNAIEYGKQAELIIEGRETLIDKMILEKLIDPLTHLVNNAVAHGVERPEVRMAAGKPATGKITVRAFYQGNQTVISVSDDGAGIDPERIKAKAIEKGLITPAEARGMSRLDVYDILFLPGFSGADQVTKIAGRGVGMDVVRTNLNEIRGAVSIDSNIGRGTTFTIRLPLTLSISKALCCISNRARIAFPMDGVEDMLDVPRERIQTNANGQPCILWRDMMLPFQSLSDVLKYSRYLGRGSVYGGNQEDDIVSIVVLRSAGNFIALQVDQVLGEQEIVIKQLEGPVPKPIGVAGATVLGDGRIMPIADVLELIDLVQGRIRHGAGPNLWDQNDQPAEPVVTAAEPTVLIVDDSITVRELLSMTFNKVGYRVEQARDGQEAWEKLRSGLPCDMVFCDIEMPRMDGLELLSRIQKDPTLNHLPIAMLTSRGADRHRQMAIQLGARGYFTKPYLEEALLDAAQRMLKGEILVAAG
- a CDS encoding GTPase — its product is MSKPFVRNNSGYDRAETIHPSPMTSSDKHPISRLTRLLPVEQVARTIVQWFKVSDDQMAEILTQVRAELPTTEVLLMGKPQAGKSSIVRGLTGVSPEIIGQGFRPHTQHTERYAYPSSDLPLLIFTDTVGLGDGGQETETILQELVSDLQPTSRQARIFILTVKINDFATATLRNIAQDLRRRYPAIPCLLAVTCLHEEYPSGTADHPAYPPDFEPISRPFTALQQGFTGLYDRAILLDFTLEEDGYTPVFYGLEALRDALADLLPEAEARAIHQLLDQGIGKQLGSLYRDVGRRYIAAFAVMAATLAAVPLPFATMPVLTALQVSLIGLLGSLYGQTLTPSQAGGVVSAIAGGFLAQAIGRELIKFLPGFGSVIAASWAAAYTWALGEGACVYFGDVMGGRKPDPQRIQAVMQESFRLARDRFKEIQ